A genomic region of Anopheles coustani chromosome 3, idAnoCousDA_361_x.2, whole genome shotgun sequence contains the following coding sequences:
- the LOC131272460 gene encoding transcription factor MafK isoform X1: MPQEIKRERKNTQSMMRPKSIHWNEAPLSPCPIPDISDDELVSITVRDLNRTLKMRGLTREEIVRMKQRRRTLKNRGYAASCRIKRIEQKDELETEKSQEWRDMELMHEETGRLQEEVDSLRNKYEALRKFAISKKIPLPPELDVL; the protein is encoded by the exons ATGCCACAAGAGATTAAAcgtgaacgaaaaaacactCAG TCAATGATGCGCCCGAAATCAATTCACTGGAATGAA gCCCCGTTGTCTCCGTGCCCGATACCGGACATCAGTGACGATGAGCTGGTCTCGATTACGGTGCGGGATCTTAACCGCACGCTGAAAATGCGTGGTCTTACACGCGAAGAAATAGTCCGTATGAAGCAACGCCGCCGCACTCTTAAGAATCGGGGCTACGCGGCCAGCTGTCGCATCAAGCGCATCGAGCAGAAGGATGAATTGGAAACGGAAAAGTCGCAGGAATGGCGCGACATGGAGCTGATGCACGAGGAAACTGGCCGGCTGCAGGAAGAGGTCGATTCACTACGCAACAAGTACGAAGCCCTGCGGAAATTTGCCATTTCGAAAAAGATTCCCCTTCCACCAGAGTTGGACGTGCTATGA
- the LOC131272460 gene encoding transcription factor MafK isoform X2, with translation MPQEIKRERKNTQAPLSPCPIPDISDDELVSITVRDLNRTLKMRGLTREEIVRMKQRRRTLKNRGYAASCRIKRIEQKDELETEKSQEWRDMELMHEETGRLQEEVDSLRNKYEALRKFAISKKIPLPPELDVL, from the exons ATGCCACAAGAGATTAAAcgtgaacgaaaaaacactCAG gCCCCGTTGTCTCCGTGCCCGATACCGGACATCAGTGACGATGAGCTGGTCTCGATTACGGTGCGGGATCTTAACCGCACGCTGAAAATGCGTGGTCTTACACGCGAAGAAATAGTCCGTATGAAGCAACGCCGCCGCACTCTTAAGAATCGGGGCTACGCGGCCAGCTGTCGCATCAAGCGCATCGAGCAGAAGGATGAATTGGAAACGGAAAAGTCGCAGGAATGGCGCGACATGGAGCTGATGCACGAGGAAACTGGCCGGCTGCAGGAAGAGGTCGATTCACTACGCAACAAGTACGAAGCCCTGCGGAAATTTGCCATTTCGAAAAAGATTCCCCTTCCACCAGAGTTGGACGTGCTATGA
- the LOC131258470 gene encoding elongator complex protein 4 has protein sequence MSGFVKRRRGLNIKGSRLSLHSGQPVVSSGNPSLDHVFGGGFPIGSIIGIEEDKYGNYSKILAKYFLAEGIVNNHALVLGTLEEDPSQLLQKLPKAVEEKPNATKSSTQTPEDMRIAFRYNQLAPVDSEQKSSTTLGHYFDLTKAMGSTVLESQDITQWHGANSEKEELNFTGFRNPHYASLLTCIHQKASEQLFNSSTDEGSKNLLRICLNSIGSPVWYDETFSQDLLRFLGILKAIVRNTLSVCLISMPYHLFHHLDDSSLCKKVTNLFDYSFGLEAFSGKNEEQANPVFKEYHGLLTISKMSPFNTLATFTPETRDLAFKLKRSKFVIEKLHLPPDIADDDGRTPKSVPTMSCSAGGGNNKLDF, from the exons atGTCCGGGTTTGTAAAACGCCGTCGAGGTTTAAACATAAAAGGTTCTCGTTTGTCGCTGCACAGCGGTCAGCCGGTGGTTTCGTCGGGAAATCCTTCACTTGATCATGTTTTTGGTGGCGGATTCCCAATTGGTTCGATTATAGGCATTG AGGAAGACAAATATGGAAACTATTCGAAAATATTGGCGAAATACTTTCTAGCCGAGGGAATCGTCAATAATCATGCACTAGTACTAGGGACATTGGAGGAAGACCCTTCACAGCTG TTACAAAAGTTGCCAAAAGCggtagaagaaaaaccaaatgcAACCAAGAGCTCCACACAAACCCCGGAAGATATGCGTATTGCGTTTCGATACAATCAGTTAGCGCCTGTAGATTCGGAGCAGAAATCCTCCACTACGTTGGGGCATTATTTTGATCTAACGAAAGCAATGGGCTCAACTGTACTCGAGTCACAAGACATTACTCAATGGCATGGAGCTAACAGTGAGAAAGAGGAGTTAAATTTCACAGGTTTCAGGAACCCTCATTACGCATCTCTGTTAACTTGCATCCATCAGAAAGCTAGTGAACAACTGTTCAATTCTAGCACAGATGAAGGGTCGAAAAATCTGCTAAGAATTTGCCTAAACTCCATAGGATCTCCTGTGTGGTACGACGAAACCTTTTCACAAGATCTGCTACGCTTTCTTGGAATACTTAAGGCTATCGTACGCAACACGCTGTCAGTTTGTCTAATTTCTATGCCGTATCACCTTTTCCACCATCTGGATGATAGCTCTCTGTGCAAGAAAGTTACGAACCTTTTTGATTATTCCTTCGGGCTAGAAGCTTTCAGTGGAAAAAATGAGGAGCAAGCTAATCCTGTGTTCAAAGAATATCACGGGCTGCTCACTATCTCAAAAATGTCTCCTTTTAATACACTGGCTACATTCACACCGGAAACACGTGATTTGGCATTCAAACTGAAACGAAGCAAATTTGTCATTGAGAAGCTGCATCTGCCTCCGGATATTGCGGACGATGATGGCCGAACACCGAAATCAGTGCCTACGATGAGTTGTTCCGCTGGTGGAGGGAACAATAAATTAGATTTTTAA
- the LOC131259018 gene encoding CD151 antigen has translation MKLGKVFNHKFVLGSCNLIFMLCGITLLSTGFYLFTDSPRILLSRLLISASDQHRTPLSELEQPLFYYVAFGLTTAGLVAIIASLLGCWASCMNTYCVLTIYFLIILSLLVAEFGVCLMITAWPQCLGLNLNETAMVKALQGSYGVPGHEQFTAAMDLAQTIFECCAINTSINYDTSLWKLQSLGKKELTVPLTCCKLENRFQFSAYLDPSPINMTLCQALQTQDYEKSRHLDGCLHKIELWYREQYFLFLCAGLIVAVVEFCVLLSIILSCTKLPGKNPLPVRANPLPPIPIPGLPTNRRVRDNIYEHDLPTPIPVPTVRETYIQPKEYTKHRQEMPYNNNSHYYQISKSYLV, from the exons CTATGTGGCATAACGCTACTATCAACAGGTTTCTATCTATTCACCGACTCTCCAAGGATCCTCTTATCACGGCTGCTTATATCCGCCTCCGACCAACATAGGACACCACTATCCGAACTGGAGCAGCCACTCTTTTATTATGTCGCATTTGGACTCACCACGGCTGGTTTAGTGGCCATCATCGCTTCGCTACTGGGCTGCTGGGCCTCGTGCATGAACACATACTGCGTTTTAACGATT TACTTTCTCATTATCCTGTCGCTACTGGTGGCCGAGTTTGGCGTTTGTTTGATGATCACAGCGTGGCCTCAGTGTCTGGGATTGAACCTGAACGAAACGGCAATGGTAAAAGCACTGCAAGGAAGCTACGGTGTACCGGGGCACGAGCAGTTCACCGCCGCGATGGATCTGGCGCAAACTATCTTCGAATGTTGTGCCATCAATACAAGCATCAACTACGACACATCGCTGTGGAAATTGCAAAgtttgggtaaaaaggaactCACCGTGCCGCTAACGTGCTGTAAGTTGGAGAACCGCTTCCAGTTTTCCGCCTATTTGGATCCTTCTCCGATAAATATGACGCTCTGCCAGGCGCTTCAAACGCAGGACTATGAAAAAAGTCGTCATCTTGAT GGATGCCTCCATAAAATCGAACTGTGGTATCGTGAACAATATTTTCTCTTCCTCTGCGCTGGACTTATTGTGGCCGTCGTTGAGTTTTGCGTTCTGCTCAGCATCATCCTGAGTTGCACTAAGTTGCCCGGTAAAAATCCGCTCCCGGTACGCGCCAATCCACTACCACCAATACCAATTCCTGGTTTGCCAACAAATCGCCGAGTACGGGATAATATTTACGAGCATGACCTACCGACACCGATACCTGTGCCGACCGTCCGGGAAACTTACATTCAACCAAAGGAATATACCAAACATCGTCAAGAGATGCCGTACAACAATAATTCACATTACTATCAGATTTCCAAAAGTTATCTAGTGTAG